In the genome of Arachis stenosperma cultivar V10309 chromosome 6, arast.V10309.gnm1.PFL2, whole genome shotgun sequence, the window AGAAAACCTGAAGCTAAAGTTCAAACTCAGAAAATGTGAGTTAGCTTAAGAAAATATTACCTCAATCCGAATACCAAAAGCATGGTCTTCATAATAGCCAGGCTCATTGCTAACAATCATGCCATTTACTAAAGGGGTCAAATTTCCATAGCGATAACTAATACTTTGAGGGCCTTCATGAACATTCAATGCTGCTCCTACACCATGCCCAGTCCCTAATAGATCATGGTTAAGCAGTAGTGTTCAATCAATCACTAAATCCATTTgctttaaaataaataaataacagaCCTCCAATAGAATTGGAAATATACCATGCCTGTAGTCAAGTCCAACTTTCCAAAGAGAAGAACGGGCAAATGCATCCATCACAAAACCAGGGGTATTTTCTGGGAATACCAACTGATCAAGAGCTATATGACCCTGACATAAGGGTTAAGATAATTATTTAAGATCAATTGCCAACAAGAGTTGTTGAATGTTAATAACAAGGACATTATACATAGACTTGAAAAATGTGTGGATTTGCATTATTGACACATTAATATATGAGGTATATCTTATTCTCAATAAACAAAATGCAGAAATAAACTCATAAGAAACATAAAAGCGATATACCTGCAAAACTCGAGTAAAACATTCTTTCTCTCTTGATGTAGGCTCCCCAAAATGAACTGTTCGTGTTATATCGGTTGTCCCATCAACATATTGAGCACCACTATCCAATAAGAATAACTTATTCGCATCTACAATACTACAACTCTCTGGTTCTGGTCTGTAGTGTATGATAGCGCCATTGGGACCAGAGCCTAACCCCATGAAATAAACACATTACAGATCAGCACAAAGTGGACAAAACAAGAAAACTGGAAAAATGCCAGTAAATATGCTTACTAAGGAGGAATAATGAACATCTTTTGATAGAAATACATTCTTTTGGCATGGAAttagttcattttctttttttacaatAAATTTTAAGAAACTTGTTCTTTTctaaaatggaaaaaaaataaataaatttaacataCATGTATTAAGCGAAAAACCCAGGCGAGTTTTCAAAATAAAGCTAAAacctataataaaaaaaaattaacttctCAATAAGCTAAAAACAGCTtctgaaaaataaataaataaataatttttccCCCTCTCCCCACTAAGCTTCTGTAATTTTTGCTGAACTAAACGAAATTTGTGGAAAAACTATAGCAACATATCTTTTCATGTTAGTATAACAATCAATAAATCAGATGTTAATCTATCACCGTACCACTTATGGTGTCAAAGCTGGTATCCAGAAAACCAGCTTGTTTTGAACGAAACTGGAGGAGTTTGTCTGAAACATCTACTTCTGTTAATGTCCTATTGTTAGAAATTTCTGTCTCTAGCCAGTCCCAGAACTGGCAAATGGCAGCAGCATCCCTGTAAATAATACGCATTTGTGCTGAATGTTAACTCCTATATGTGAGTTTTAACACAAATTCAAGAGTATCTAATATTTACAAGGGTAGCAACATGtttcttatttaaataaataagaatatattaacaagtgaaaaccaaatttaCACAGTAAAAATGGACAATAAGGCatcacccccccccccccccaaaaaaaaaaaacccacaaataaaaaaaaagttaaccaCGTAAAGTTCTTGAACAATGATTTTCCCAATACACAGACAGAAATTTTCAATTACAGAGAGTGCAACATGTAGCTTATCCAAGGCATTCTATTTACAATAACTctgatttaaaaaatatgaacaaAATATAGAGATCTATGTTAACATGCACGAGCAGCAACTATTCGTTATCACCAAGATAAGATATGGCAACCTTAAATGACAACTTTTCATTCCTTCTAACTCTTGTTCATTCTTTATAGCCTTTGCCAGAGAAACAGGGGAGCATCTGTGTAGGGTAGTGGGTCCATCCAATTGCTCGGTGGATCCATCAAAACCTTGTGTCCTAGTTTTGTGTTTCTTCTCATGGTTATGACCATATCTGCCACAGGCAGCTTTGTACACATTCACAATAGCAGCATTAACAGAAGAAGTGTCCAGCCAAAGGGCAGCACCCTGTGCTGCCAAACTAGCAAAACACAATCAAGCTTAGTTCCCAAAGATGTGCTGCTCTTACGAGCAAAACAAATATGTATGGACATTTGGCAGAATGAAAGCTACTATTTACAGTATAGAAAACTGTCCTGGGTCATCTACAATAATATTCTTAGACATCATTTCCATTATAAAAATGTAATTGGAGGGTCGttggaagaggaagaaaaaaaagactCTCGGCAATTACCTTTCAATTTCAGATATGATTGAACTGTATGGCCTCAACTCTACACCTGCTTTCTTCAAGTGATCACTCACCTCTTCAGTGACTTTTGAATCATCTATAAATAGTTTTGCACCATCAATTTCCACAATCAAGTATGCATATACAACAGGTGAATGTGGAATGTCACTGCCTCTCTTCAAAAGAAAAACGTAAATAGTTACTCTCACTGATTGCAACATTAATATTGAACAATGCgggaaacaaaaataaagaataaagaaTGAAGCAAATTAGCTAGTTACGTTATACTCAAAACAATATGAATTAGAAGAAGGTTTACAAGGTCATGAGATCGTACATAAACAACCATCAATACATCTAGCTAAAGAAGCCGCTGAGATACATTACCAAGTTCAACAACCACGCAATTTCATCAAGCATGGAGATGACAATAGCCGAAGAACCAGCACCAGCAAGTTCTGTCCTCAAGTTTGACAATTTCGATGATACATCCAAACCAGCATACTTCAAGTCATGCACTCTAACTGGCTTATTTGGAGGCTGTGGCCTATTATCTTTCCATATTTCATCAACAAGATTTGAATTGTATAAGTAGACAAGCTCATGGTTATTGTAGGAGATGACCTGCTTAAGTTCTTCCGCAGCATCCGAGGTAAAAAGAAACTGCTTCCTTAACATTACAGAAGAAAATGTTATATCAGGCACCAGAATAACAAAACGTGCTTGCAATCTAAAAAAGGGCACAATTAAAAGAATGTCTAGGATTTACGTTATCAACTATTTATATCTACTCCATGAGCTAGGTGTTATTGAGTTTTAGTGTAGTTAAAGGTTGGTAGATATTTATAGCAAGTTGGCACTGTTAGTTGAAGATGGTGAATAAACTACTGCTAGTTGGCATAGTTAGTTAGAGATTAGTTCAGTGATTATTTAGTTAGTTCATTTAGTTAATTAGCTAGTTATATATCCCATTAATTGTAGCTAGAGCATTTGAGATCTTTCATACTATCTAATCAGAAATGGCAAGCTCTCTGCTTTGCCTCAATCCCCTTCTTCACCCTAACTACCTCTCCTCTAATTTTTCTCTGCAAATTCTATTGAAATGATAAATGTACTGACAGGATCAATGCCGACTCTGCCGCCGGGAGGAAGGACATCGTTGAGCCATTGGCTGGTGGTGGGAACTCCCGGGTTTCCGGCTCGCATGAGAATCCAGCTGGAGGTCAGTTGCTTCTCAGCCTAAAACAACAGAGTGAAAGAACAAGGTGATTATTTCTTTGTGCGAAGATGATAATTGAGAACCGTTAGATACAACGAGAGCGAATGAATTGAGGAACCTGGAGAAAATATCTGCCATCAGTCCAAAGAGCAGCTTTGTCCTTGGTAACAACGGCAGTTCCGGCGCTACCGGTAAAGCCTGATATGTACGCTCTCCTCGTGTAACATTCGGCAATGAACTCGCTCTAAAGATGAAAAAGGGATGAAACCACGGAGAGAATTAAATTGTGTTTGGAATGAAGGGTTAGCAATAGGGATACCTGATGAGCATCATGAGAAGGGATGATGTAAGCGTCGATGGCGATTCCGGGGTTGGAGAAGAGGCGGCGGAGAGCGGTGAGCTTAGGGTCCGGTTGGGGATCAGTGGACGAAGAGGCTTTTGTGTTTCTGAGCTCAGAAGAGGTCTTCACTTTGAAGGTGGAGGAGTTGCTGCTGCAATTGCAAACAGAGAAGGAAGGGGGTTTCGCAGTCCTTGATTGTGGGAGAATCCTGCGAATTTGGCGGCATGAGAAGGCGGCGAGAGGAGGCGGAAGGAGGAGTGGGTGGGTTGAGACGAGGAGTCGCTGCATTGCTGATTGATTTCCATCTCCGATTCCTCAACTCAACACCATAAATACCACCAAATCCCTTCATTCATTTTATCCAAAATTCCAAATAAAAATGCtgatatttattaaaaattcaataattttaataaaattatttaaaaggtCAGTATTGAATTGATTTATTTATACCATTTATAATTAGAATCGTCATTCGtcaatatttaaatatttcttagtttttttttaaacgAAGAGCTCAACACAACGAGTGGAGCAAAAAAGGTAGCAAAATAAGAACAGgctaagaaaataaaagaacaaaaagaaaatgtagATATCTCTTTGTCATTTTcggcattgccatcaacaacaGAAGGGGTCTGCACCTAACCACTCCTTGTAGTTCAGAAAAGACAAGTTGATAATCTCCTCAACCCCTTTTCCTTTGTTCTGAAATATCCTCTGGTTCCGTTCCAACCATATGTTCCAAATGATCGCACAGAAGCACACCATCCACCTCTTACACTCTTGCTTTGTTTTTGAGTTCCCAGTCCAACTTTGGAAGTGTTCCTTCACTGTACCTGAACAAGCCCATTGCATTCTAACATATGACAACCAAGCACACCAAACCTTCCAAGAAAAGCTACAACCAAGAAATATATGGTGATCATATTCAACACCATTGTTACATAACACACATAAATTATCTTCTTGGTGAATGACCCCAAGTCGACTCAGTCTCTCCTTCGTATTGACTCTTCCAATTAGGGCAAACCAGACAAACAACTCTACTCTGGGAGGGACCAGGCCTTTACAAATAGTCCTTGTAAAACTATAGCTTGATATATCCGCCGGGACCATTTCCACCTGCAACACctgcacaaatgagttagtAGAGAAAATTCCTTGTTTATCATACTTCCATACAACTCTATCCTCTCTCCCGAGATCAAGTTTAACCAGCCTCAGAGTGTTGTGAAGCTGGTTCACTAAATCCAACTCCCATTGAAATAATTCTCTCCTCCACTGAAAATTCCATATCCAGGCGAACCCATCCCAAAACCCACAATCTCCTATCATTGACCCTGTTTGGTTTGAAACTGAGAAGATCCTTGGAAAGCGGTCTTTCAAAGAACCTCCATGAATCCAGACATCCTCCCAAAATCGAGTTCGTCTCCCATCACCCACCTCCATGGACAACCCAGTAATCATCTTCTGCCTGAGTTCTTGATTCTTAAACTGTAGCTAACAAATATCCTTCCACGGTCCTCCTCGAATAGGTAGTTCTTGGGATGATAGGAGCTCGTTTGGATTCAGGTTGTTATAGAAACAGACAACCTTCTTCCACAATGGACACTCCTCTTTAGAAAACCTCCACCACCATTTAAACAGCAGAGCTGAATTTCGTATCATGGCATCTCCAATCCCCAATCCACCTAACTTTTTAGGAGTCTGAACCACTTCCCACTTTACCAAAGCCATACCGCTCTTACCATCCTCTTTACTCTATAGAAATCTCCTCTGCAAGGAAATTAGTTTCTCTGCAACAGCCTTAGGCATCTTATACAGGTTTAGATAATAAACTGGTAAGATATTTAATACAGCTTTGATAAGCACCAACTTACCGGCCTTATTTAGGATCTTGGCCTTCCAGAGGCTAAGCTTCTCCTCCACTTTGTCTATTACTGGCTTCCATGTCTTAACCATCCTTGGGTTTGCTCCTAGCGATATGCCCAGATATTTAACTGGTAGATTGGCTTGCTTACATCCCAACA includes:
- the LOC130936183 gene encoding aminopeptidase P2 isoform X1: MQRLLVSTHPLLLPPPLAAFSCRQIRRILPQSRTAKPPSFSVCNCSSNSSTFKVKTSSELRNTKASSSTDPQPDPKLTALRRLFSNPGIAIDAYIIPSHDAHQSEFIAECYTRRAYISGFTGSAGTAVVTKDKAALWTDGRYFLQAEKQLTSSWILMRAGNPGVPTTSQWLNDVLPPGGRVGIDPQFLFTSDAAEELKQVISYNNHELVYLYNSNLVDEIWKDNRPQPPNKPVRVHDLKYAGLDVSSKLSNLRTELAGAGSSAIVISMLDEIAWLLNLRGSDIPHSPVVYAYLIVEIDGAKLFIDDSKVTEEVSDHLKKAGVELRPYSSIISEIESLAAQGAALWLDTSSVNAAIVNVYKAACGRYGHNHEKKHKTRTQGFDGSTEQLDGPTTLHRCSPVSLAKAIKNEQELEGMKSCHLRDAAAICQFWDWLETEISNNRTLTEVDVSDKLLQFRSKQAGFLDTSFDTISGSGPNGAIIHYRPEPESCSIVDANKLFLLDSGAQYVDGTTDITRTVHFGEPTSREKECFTRVLQGHIALDQLVFPENTPGFVMDAFARSSLWKVGLDYRHGTGHGVGAALNVHEGPQSISYRYGNLTPLVNGMIVSNEPGYYEDHAFGIRIENLLYVRSAETPNRFGGIEYLGFEKLTYVPIQIKLLDLSLLSAAEIDWLNNYHSQVWEKVSRLLDGSARQWLWDNTRPIMQ
- the LOC130936183 gene encoding aminopeptidase P2 isoform X2 — encoded protein: MQRLLVSTHPLLLPPPLAAFSCRQIRRILPQSRTAKPPSFSVCNCSSNSSTFKVKTSSELRNTKASSSTDPQPDPKLTALRRLFSNPGIAIDAYIIPSHDAHQSEFIAECYTRRAYISGFTGSAGTAVVTKDKAALWTDGRYFLQAEKQLTSSWILMRAGNPGVPTTSQWLNDVLPPGGRVGIDPFLFTSDAAEELKQVISYNNHELVYLYNSNLVDEIWKDNRPQPPNKPVRVHDLKYAGLDVSSKLSNLRTELAGAGSSAIVISMLDEIAWLLNLRGSDIPHSPVVYAYLIVEIDGAKLFIDDSKVTEEVSDHLKKAGVELRPYSSIISEIESLAAQGAALWLDTSSVNAAIVNVYKAACGRYGHNHEKKHKTRTQGFDGSTEQLDGPTTLHRCSPVSLAKAIKNEQELEGMKSCHLRDAAAICQFWDWLETEISNNRTLTEVDVSDKLLQFRSKQAGFLDTSFDTISGSGPNGAIIHYRPEPESCSIVDANKLFLLDSGAQYVDGTTDITRTVHFGEPTSREKECFTRVLQGHIALDQLVFPENTPGFVMDAFARSSLWKVGLDYRHGTGHGVGAALNVHEGPQSISYRYGNLTPLVNGMIVSNEPGYYEDHAFGIRIENLLYVRSAETPNRFGGIEYLGFEKLTYVPIQIKLLDLSLLSAAEIDWLNNYHSQVWEKVSRLLDGSARQWLWDNTRPIMQ